AGGTACCAACACAATGGTGGACAGTGCTTTTAGAGAGAAAGATTTCTACAACGGTCTTATTTTCCATAGAGTAATGGACAAATTCATGATTCAAGGTGGAGATCCAACTGGTACGGGTAGCGGAGGTCCTGGCTACCTATTTATGGATGAATTTCATCCAGATTTAAAACATGACAAACCAGGTATTTTATCTATGGCCAATTCGGGACCCAAAACAAATGGCAGTCAATTTTTTATTACTGAAGTCCCTAAGCCACATCTAGATAATGTTCATTCTATATTTGGTGAACTTGTCATTGGTTTAGATATTCAAGATAGTATTTCTAATGTAAAAACAGGTCCAGGAAACAAACCCATTGAAGATGTCGTTATTGAAGAACTAAATATTATAAGAAAAGGGAAATCTGCTAAAAATTTTGATGCTCAAGATGTTTTTGTTAATCATTTTGCTAAAGCTGAAAAACTTGAAAAAGAAAAAATAGCTAAAGCCGAAGCTCTTTTAAAAGACACAAAAAAAAGATTTACAAAACAACAAGAACAAGCAACTACTTTAGCCTCTGGTTTAAAATATATTGTTACTAAAAAAGGTACTGGTAAAGATTTAAAAGAAACTAGTAAAGTTTTAACCAACTACTCGTTGTATTTAGAAGACGGAAAAATACTTGATACCAACCAATTAGATATAGCTGAAATTTTTGGCATTGTTAATAATCATAGAAAAGAAGCCAATCAATACCAACCTATAGTGGCAGATTTAAGTCCTAATGCACAAATGATTGCTGGCTTTAAAGAAGGCTTACAACAATTACGGGAAGGTGATAAAGCGACACTATTTATTCCATACCATTTAGGTTATGGTGAAACAGGAAACAGGTCCATCCCACCTAGAACAAATTTAATTTTTGAAGTAGAAGTATTAAAACTTCAAAAATAATTTTATAAAAAAGCATACTAATAAAAAACGCTGTAAATTATAACTCTATGTACCTATTAAAATTTGATTGGAATCCCATAACAGGCATCGACATTATTGGAAATTTCAAACTACACTTCTACAGCCTCATGTGGGTGGTAGCCTTTGTTTTAGGCTGGTATATTATGAAGCGTATATTTACTAAAGAAAAAATATCTTTAGAATATCTAGACCCTTTATTTATATACACGGTTTTAGCAACTATGATTGGAGCACGTTTAGGGCATGTGTTATTTTATCAATCTGAATTAATATCTGAAGATTTTTTTAGCATCTTTCTACCTTTTAAGTTTAAAGGCGGTTTTGAATTTACAGGTTTTCAAGGACTTGCAAGTCATGGTGCTGCTATAGGTATTATTATAGGTATGTACTTGTACCGTAAAAAATACAACTATAAATCCTTACTTTGGATTTTAGACCGTGTGGTGATATCGGTTGCTTTGGGCGCTATATTTATTAGAATTGGAAACTTTATAAATTCTGAAATTATTGGAAAAATCACTGATTCTTCTTTTGGCGTTCGTTTTATTCAAGATGAATACTATAAAAACCAAATTGTACAATTAACAGGTATTAATGATATTCCAAAAGCTTACAATGCTGTTACTAATAATCCGCAATTTGCAGAATTATTGAATGCTGTTCCATACCGTCACCCTGCACAATTATACGAATCATTCTGTTATATTTTTGTATTTTTAATTTTATGGTATTTCTATTCTAAAACAACAAAAAGAGACCAAACTGGATTTCTTTTTGGATTGTTTTTAATTCTATTATGGACTGTACGTTTCTTTGTTGAATTTGTAAAAGAACCTCAAGGAGAAGAATACATCAATTGGTTCGGGTTAAATACGGGGCAATGGTTAAGCATTCCTTTTATAATTATTGGTCTCTATTTTATGTTTATCTATAAACCTAAAACTACAGTTAAATAAGATGTTTATTAAACATATTACATTAATTTCTATTTTGACTTTAAGTGTTTTTGCTTGTAAAGAAGATAAAAAGCCTATTAAACAAACTGATATTTCATTTAAAAAAGAAGGTGAGCTTAGTATTTTTAAATTGGTAGATTCTACCAGTTTGAAAATAGATATTGAAATAGCTGACACCGATTTTGACATCCAAACCGGATTAATGTATCGCGATTCCATGAAAAAAAACCAAGGCATGTTATTTGTTTTTGATGATGAAACTGAACGGTACTTTTACATGAAAAACACTAAAATAGCATTGGATCTTGTGTATATTAACGGAGCAAAAAAAATAGTTAGCTTTCAAAAAAATGCTAAACCATTTGATGAAACTTCACTCCCATCAAACGAGCCTGCAAAATATGTTTTAGAAGTTAACGCTGGTTTAACAGATGAATGGTCTCTTACCGTGGGCGATAGTATCAGCTATAGCGAATAAACTTCAACCTTATACTATACCACAAGCTATTAAAAAAACTCTTTATACTGCATCACTCGAAAATCGAAGGTGTTAAATTGATGATTTTTAGCTTTTAAATGTTTGTATAAAGGTAGTTTACTTATTGAAATATTTGCAGCACCAGAACTCGAAGTTAGTGAAACGGTTTTAATAATTCTGGAGGAAGAGTCCAAATTACCCTTTAATTTAAATTGGTGTATTCTAGGCACTTCAGAAGAAATAACTTCTAACTTTAAGTCAAAGTTTTTAAGATGTTTTCTAAAGAAATATTCGGGTCCATTTTTGCTATTTCCACCAGTAAACAGAAGCGTATCAATATTTGGAAATGCCTTTAAATAGCCTATCAAATTTCTTAGTTTTATGTTTTTCATACCCAAATCTGAAGCGTCAATTTTATCACGTTCACAACTTTCAACAATATCACAAACGCCAATTTTATAATTTATCAAAAATGATTTGCGTTCATTGACTGCTTCTTGAGAATTATCATACCTTAAATTGAGATTATAAATTTTATCGATAAAAAACCACAGCGAATTATAATAACTTCCATAACAAAAATCAACATCTTTTTCTAAAAGCTGTCCCATTGAAAAACGTGGAGGAGGCAGTGTGCCCACAATTAACTTGGTAGTATCTGGTTGAATGAATGGTTGATATGGATGCTTATGTACAAACAACTTTTTTACTTTGATTTTTATATGAATTTTTGTATTTTATGGCTATTAAAAATAGATTAAATTATGGGAAAAGGAGATAAAAAAACAAAACGAGGTAAAATAAATCGAGGTACTTTTGGTGCTAGACGCCCTAGAATAAAAAAGAAACCTTCTATTGAAAGTAAAATTAGCATTGATAAAAAAGCCATTGTAAAATAATGGCTTTTAGCTAAGTTCTACCAAAAGTTTTTCAACCTCCTGAACCGTGGTTCTATAAATGCGTTTATTTGCACTTGTCATGTTTTGAGATTCAATCTTTATTTCTTCTAATATTTCTTTAGCATCAGTTGCTTTATCTTTGCTTATTAAAAACTTAGCAAGTGCTAAACGCTCATTGTAAAAGGAATAGCGAATGTCTATTTTTCTTAAATTCGCCTCTGCTGCTTCAAAATTCCCTAATTTCTCTAAAGCTAAACCATATAAAAATTGAGCTCTCGATTTTTTAAATTCAGATTGATTTTGAATTTTTTCAGCAAATAAAATAACTTTATTATAATCTTTAAGACCATAATATGCCTCTATTAATTTATTGGTAACATAAAAATCGTTTTGAGAGCTATCTTCCAACGCCGCTAAATAATGTGGTATGGCATTTTTGTAATCCTTAATATCTAATAATGCATCGGCTAAATTAACTCTGTTTTGGTAAGTCTCAGTAAATTGGAGTCGCTTTTCTAAATCTTTAATCTTTTTTGTAGGATTGATAACTGAAACTATTTCCTCTTGAATCTTTTCTGCATCCTGTTTGTTATAAACTTGAGTTATTAGATAAATAATGGAACCTATAACAGGTATAAACATGATTAAAAAATACCAGTAATAGGCATTTCTGTTTTTATACGCATGATAAATACAATAGCCTTGAAGTAATAGAATTAAATAATATGGCATAGGTTATCTAATAAAAGTTAATTCGGTATCTGTAGACATAGGTTCACTAAAATTATAACCTTGGTAATTAAACCCTTTAATATCGTCAATTGTTTTTGCATCGGTATCTATAACATAGCGAGCCATTAAACCTCGGGCTTGTTTGGCAAAGGTCATTATCATTTTGTATTCCCCATTTTTGAAATCTTTAAAATTAGCTGTAATGACGGGCGCTTTTAAAACTTTAATATCTATCGCTTTAAAGTATTCATTACTTGCTAGATTTAATAGCAATTCTCCTTCTTCCAATTCGTCATTTAAAGCTTCAGCAATAGCTTTTTTCCAGAACTCATATAAATTTTTGTTTTTTCCAACAGGAAATTTAGTTCCCATTTCTAAACGGTAAGGCTGTATTAAATCTAAAGGTTTAAGCAAACCGTATAATCCAGAAATAATACGCAGGGTGTTTTGTGTCGCCTCTATTTTATCTTCAGCTATATTAAAGGCGTCTAAGCCTCTATACACCTCGCCGTTAAAGGCATACATAGCGGGTCTTGCATTGGCTACCGTAAAAGGTAATTGCCACTCTTGGTTACGCTCGTAATTTAATTGTCCCAACGCATCAGAAATACGCATAAGTATAGACAAACTTTTAGCCGATTTCTTTTTAAGTAATTTATTTAAA
The genomic region above belongs to Mariniflexile litorale and contains:
- a CDS encoding uracil-DNA glycosylase family protein, which translates into the protein MFVHKHPYQPFIQPDTTKLIVGTLPPPRFSMGQLLEKDVDFCYGSYYNSLWFFIDKIYNLNLRYDNSQEAVNERKSFLINYKIGVCDIVESCERDKIDASDLGMKNIKLRNLIGYLKAFPNIDTLLFTGGNSKNGPEYFFRKHLKNFDLKLEVISSEVPRIHQFKLKGNLDSSSRIIKTVSLTSSSGAANISISKLPLYKHLKAKNHQFNTFDFRVMQYKEFF
- the lgt gene encoding prolipoprotein diacylglyceryl transferase, with protein sequence MYLLKFDWNPITGIDIIGNFKLHFYSLMWVVAFVLGWYIMKRIFTKEKISLEYLDPLFIYTVLATMIGARLGHVLFYQSELISEDFFSIFLPFKFKGGFEFTGFQGLASHGAAIGIIIGMYLYRKKYNYKSLLWILDRVVISVALGAIFIRIGNFINSEIIGKITDSSFGVRFIQDEYYKNQIVQLTGINDIPKAYNAVTNNPQFAELLNAVPYRHPAQLYESFCYIFVFLILWYFYSKTTKRDQTGFLFGLFLILLWTVRFFVEFVKEPQGEEYINWFGLNTGQWLSIPFIIIGLYFMFIYKPKTTVK
- a CDS encoding 30S ribosomal protein THX, encoding MGKGDKKTKRGKINRGTFGARRPRIKKKPSIESKISIDKKAIVK
- a CDS encoding DUF192 domain-containing protein, with the translated sequence MFIKHITLISILTLSVFACKEDKKPIKQTDISFKKEGELSIFKLVDSTSLKIDIEIADTDFDIQTGLMYRDSMKKNQGMLFVFDDETERYFYMKNTKIALDLVYINGAKKIVSFQKNAKPFDETSLPSNEPAKYVLEVNAGLTDEWSLTVGDSISYSE
- a CDS encoding peptidylprolyl isomerase; protein product: MTPLKHFFKALLVTVVIVITSCKAQYPDLEDGIYAEFVTTKGIMVAKLAYDKTPITVANFVSLAEGTNTMVDSAFREKDFYNGLIFHRVMDKFMIQGGDPTGTGSGGPGYLFMDEFHPDLKHDKPGILSMANSGPKTNGSQFFITEVPKPHLDNVHSIFGELVIGLDIQDSISNVKTGPGNKPIEDVVIEELNIIRKGKSAKNFDAQDVFVNHFAKAEKLEKEKIAKAEALLKDTKKRFTKQQEQATTLASGLKYIVTKKGTGKDLKETSKVLTNYSLYLEDGKILDTNQLDIAEIFGIVNNHRKEANQYQPIVADLSPNAQMIAGFKEGLQQLREGDKATLFIPYHLGYGETGNRSIPPRTNLIFEVEVLKLQK
- the yaaA gene encoding peroxide stress protein YaaA, which gives rise to MKLLLSPAKSLDFETKLPTTQYTQPQFLEQSERLNKLLKKKSAKSLSILMRISDALGQLNYERNQEWQLPFTVANARPAMYAFNGEVYRGLDAFNIAEDKIEATQNTLRIISGLYGLLKPLDLIQPYRLEMGTKFPVGKNKNLYEFWKKAIAEALNDELEEGELLLNLASNEYFKAIDIKVLKAPVITANFKDFKNGEYKMIMTFAKQARGLMARYVIDTDAKTIDDIKGFNYQGYNFSEPMSTDTELTFIR